DNA from Debaryomyces hansenii CBS767 chromosome A complete sequence:
AAGTGATGATGGCGATATTGGTCTCCCCAATGAAAACTTAGACAGCGAACGAAATGGAAATCTCTCAATGGACGATTACAATGTTGAAGAGGGACGTGCCTTTCATATATAAGTATTAAGTTAGAAAATTTTACGTAGTTTGgtttttatataatcaatacaTTAAGCAAATCGTTAGATTTTATATcataattgaattcataGATGCGAAAAACCGATCTAAATATTCGAATATTCGATGCTCATCTTAAATTTAGTCTTCAAGTGTTAGAGCATTTCACTAAAGTATTGTATAATGgcaaagaaattaaaagGTAAATTAGTGAATAGCAAAGGATTGAAAGGTGCCTTAGCACGTCTTACTACcaaggaagaaataattaagAAAACGGAGAAATCCATGGAAATTCAAAAGGACAAACAAGCATTGAAGGAAAAGTCCATAAAAAGTGGAAAACGaaacaagaagaaagcCCAAAACCAACAGATTCAGCAAAAAGGCTTACAGcctttcaatattgatgacAAACTCTTACTTGTTGGAGAAGGTGACTTTTCATTTGCAGTATCTATAATAAAGGAGAATTTCATAAAGCCAGAGAATCTCATAGCGACCAGCTTCGATTCTAAAGAtgaaataatacaaaaatatCCTACTGTCGAACAaaacttgaattttctTATTGACGAAGGAGTACAGTTATTACATAGTATTGACGCTACTGATCTCGTATCTTCGTTGAAGTTGAACACTACGGCtaagaacaagaagaaagcAAAAGCTAGATTATTTTCTGATAATAGGAATTTGGACTACATTATGTTCAATTTTCCACACACTGGTAAGGGTATAAAGGATGTGGACAGAAATATCATTGATCATCAAAAATTAGTATTGAACTACTTCAAGAGTTGTAGAGCAGTCTTTAACTTGgtgaataatgatatggAGAATGATTTTGCAGGATATGCATCTAGTGCAGTAAACGAAAACAAAGGCAAGATTCTTTTAACTCTATTCGAAGGTGAACCATACACTTCTTGGAACATTAAGATATTGGGTAGAAGTGAAGATTACAAAGTCGAACGTTCAGGAAAATTTAGCTGGCAAATGTTCCCAGATTATCACCATAGACGGACTAACAGTGTACGTGATACAACTAAGCCCGCATCAGAGAGAGACGCAAGAATATACGTGTTCGAACAATTTACTAAGAAGGATGATAAGAGAAAGAAAACCGATGATTCTGATTCGGACAATTGATCATTAATtagatttatatattctatcATAGACGCATAATAAACgttatatttcaaaagaaaataacaTAAGAATAAAAGGCTTCAATATATACAAGCTGCTGGTCTAAGCTGGATATACTCTTACACAATCATCGATTAAAAAAATCTCACGAGTTAACGGATCCTTAATCTTACCCATTCGTAACAAAGTATTTTTCTCCGATAAATACTTCTCCGATGGGTTTAGTAATTTGTCGAATGGATAGATATTTCCATTAGGTAATTTGAATGGgttattgaaaatgctTGTAATTAGTTGAGCATAAGGCAAGTTCTTACTCAATTTATATAACTCAGGCGAACATACTGGacaatgatttattttattcaacaacTTATAATACTTATTTGGTCCTCTATATTTTTTATCCGTCAATACCGCTAAATCTTTCTTATAGATGTTCTTATTAGATTCCGATGATTCCTCATATTGCTTGAAAATTGTGTTTTCCGTATTACAATAGCATGACTTTGTCTTCAAACTTGATAATCCAGCAGacaaatatatgaataGCGGGTAGTTTCTTGAAATGCCATATAACTTGGTAAAATTCTCAATAAAGCATTGAGATAAGCTGTCCCATCTTTCGTTCGATAATAGCTTTTTATATTCCTTAAATCGTGGAGAATTAATTACTAAGGAACTCGAAAATGGAATGCTCTTATCTATTTGTGCGTTGGCCTTTTCATTAATAGCCATATAAACTAATAAGCCACCTATCTCCTTTaacttattcaaattactTTCATGGTTCATAAATTCTTGAGACTGGTAATTACCTTTATTCCCGTACGGCGAAAGATTTACCTGTGAGAACTTGATTGCTTCATTCACATCACCCTCTTCTATAAGTGACAAAAATTTGCAATagtttatttcaaattctaaATTAGAATTCGCCTTCTTCAAGAAGCTTCTATTCTCATTGAACCAAGCAATTACCAATGAAAGATCGTGGTTctcaattattgaaacaaaaaccttgttaaaattatcatataaatcataatcaataaGTTTCGTGAATTTGGGATTTGTTTGTGATATACTCTTTAATAATTGCAACCCGATGTTCTGATCTGACCTTGTATTTGACTTAATCAAGTAATCAATAATTAACAAATTAGTCTGGTCTCTGTACCAGTTAATTAGGTTAACGTTATGCAAATCCAAAGGTCTGTCCTCATCTTCCATTGATTTTGGGGTAACCGAACTTTCATCCCTATTATCATCTGAGTCAATTGGGCTGGCATTCAGTTCAAGAACAACATTTGTTTTTACAGTATAATTCGCCAATTCAGACAAATTTTCTAGACGTGCTATTATTCTAGACCTGAATACTTCATCCCTATTTATCGATGTTCGTAGTctcttttgaaatatctcAAAActctttatcaatttatttatcatttCAATCTTCATTGCTGTAGGcaatttgttatttttcTTAACTTTGGCCACATCTTCTCCAATCGatttcttctgcttctcTATTTGCTTTTGAACCGCtttgaaattcttcttgattagTTCCGTAGGAATTTTGAATTCCGTGAGTCTTGTCTGAATATGAAAGTTAACTGTTGGCTCACTCATATTCGATAGACACCTACAGTTTATTCCTCGTTAATCTTTATCCCCTATTCTTATTGAATTGTATTATTTCAGTATTAATGAAGtacaattattaaattaatatatcatATAGATCAAGGGATGGTTTTCTGGGGAAAACTACAATTTAAAAATGCGAAATTTATAGCAAGACATTTTTGACGTAACAGTATATAATCTCTAATTTGCTAGGTTCAAACCTTAGTTACGAACATGAAAACAATCATCAAGCAAGCCGTAATCAATCTTCATCACTATCGATCTTAAATTGATTATCCGCTTCTTCAGCCGAAGTACCGTGAAGATTATGGCTCAGTTCATTCAACTCAAAATCTGCTAGCTCCAAGTCACCTTCATTGCCTGCATCGTTATTTAACCTGAAATATGAACTATTGCCTGTTCTGCCCTTAACTAAATTAAAAATGCTATTAAGTTTGTTTTTAGTCTTATCAATCAAGGCAGCTCTACCACTTCTACCCATCAATAACCATAATATAAAGCCTATTAAGGATATGAAAACCAATGAGCCATACCAACGATGTGGCTCTATATCCCATTTAGATTCCTTATACTCTGGTTGATAATCCGTttcataatcaaaaatCGTGTATTTAGCATCTTTGACAGGGGGGTTAAATTGAGGTCTTGGGAAGATGCCACTTTGTTCAGCACCAAAATGAAACACGCTGGACGATGCTGAATGGTAAAACCCTGATCTTGGGATATTAGTTTTGCTTGTTATGCGGTCTTCTTCAGATAAGCCAATGGTATCAGCagtaaaattattaaatgcTTGTacatattcatcatttgCATAAAGAATGGCTCTTCCTAGAGTCCATGAAAAGGAAGATCCGCCCAATCTTTCAACTAATTCTAATGATTTGAATCTACTATTTTCAGTTGCATGTttatcaattccaaatctCGGAAACCCTAAGCCTAGAtgcaaaaaattcaaaatccaAGACGATTTAAAACACAAATCGGACAACTCTTCTTCAGCCATTTGGTTCTTCTCTGGTCTTACGTTATTTAACTCGATAAGTCTACTAAAAGATTGGGAACATAACTTGGAAGTTGCGTTGTATATCACCTTATAATCATAAGTATCAGCGGCATCTTTTCCTCCCGGTTTCTTATCAGATGACCGTGCTAAATTTCTTGCACTCTTATCTTCATACGACAATAAGTTAGTAATTGCATCCCAATATCCACTTACCCCCACGAAGTGATTCACATCGAAATCAAATGCTGGAATCAAATCGTTCAACAAGCACGAGCTAGACTCGTCGCTATCTTTAAATTCCTTACAATTTTCATCCTTTCCAGAGCCGGCATTATGTGTGCTGTTATGCAATACAGGGAAAATTGAAGTTAAGCACTTATTAAAGTCACTCTCACCCGTGAAGTGTACGGAATCATCATTTATAACTGATGTAGTAGTGTAACCTTTTGGCAAGCATGGATCTGGAACAGGAGTATGTGATCTACCATAGTATGCTggtttattcaattcatgTTCTTCTgtatatttttcagttaGAAATGACAAATATCTATTATGAGCCTGGTACATTCCAAATCCCAAGAATGAATCTGAATAAATATCGAAATTAAGATCTGATGGAGTATTGAAACTACCAATACtatcttcatttttacCCGTTTGCTCTTTTTTTTGTTCGCCTGATATCGGTGTAGGGAGTTCCACAAGTTTTACCTTGAAGAGGTTCTTATCATGCTCCTCAATCTCAGTAAAATTAGGCTGGAAAACAACTTGAGTAGAAGCTCCTCCCATATCCAAAAGTCCATAAGTGGTATGGTTCTTTCCATGCTGATGATTCTGCGGATTGTCGAGCGCAccaatcaaataatttatagAAAGCCAACCATATAAGCCTTCAACATCTCCATCTATAACGTTAACATGCGTAGAACATTCAGGGATGAAGAAATCTGAATTATGTGTGATATATTTGCAGATATTATCTaaaatttgttgttgttcGATAGGAGGTAATAATCGCATACCTCCGGTTGAATGTAAAAATATGGGTGTTCTTGAATGCTGAGACTTAGGAACCACTATACTTGCTAATTGAAGTAAGTGCTTCAAATGATGATTGCCTATCTTTTGTGGACTTGAATTAAAGGACGAGATTCCTGGTTTTATCTTTTTATTCCACTTCTTTTTGGCTCCTACCAAAGGTAATCTTCGAGTATTTTCGTTCTCCGGTTCCTTCGGTTTATCTTTCTCTTTATCCTGATCTCCACCTTTACCCGTCTTGTTGTCTTTGTCCTTATATTTCCCTTTATCTCTATCCTTGCCTTTCTCTTTACTTTTCTCTTTATCTTTCTCTTTAcctttctctttctctttaTCGGTATTGTGATTTTCctcattatcttcattttccAGATCACTATCCTCGTCATTATCCCTACCACCAATGCTGTTAATGAAAAACCTTCTTACCAACTTTAACTCCCTATTATCGGCGATATCATTTAAATCTATATCATTCTGAAGAATATGCACAGGGTTCAACCAATTATAAACATATACCCTTGAACCTTTGGATCCCGCGTCTATAACTACAATATAGTCATAAGGAATGCCttcttttgattcaatAGGCCCTGGAGTTATGACCTTTTTCTGCTTTCTAGGTTCCAAGAAATCCATGTCCCAAACAACTGCCAGTTGTGCTATCTTTATCTGGTGAATAATGTTCGTATAGCATGGACTTgtaaaatattcttaatCATATTTCATAACACAAAAACGAAAAAAATTTGGCTGCAACTCCTATCGAAGACCTTTTAAAAGTACATTTTACTCGAGACACCTATGGGAAAGTTGATGATCAAATAAGTGTCACTTGAAGATAATGCATAGCTAGTTGTTTTTTACACCTTTTATCAAGCTTTTTTCGGAGATCACAATCTGCAATCAAACTGAAAGATATACGActagaaatgaaaatatgcTAATTCTTTGCTGAATATAGAACGTGTCATGGAGTTATAAAGAGGATTTGCAGAGGAGCCATGACATTTTTTGGatttaaattaaaaaaaatgtaGTCCATTTAGGATCATTTAGGtagtatataataaattcgAGACTTTCAACCAACAATGTGTACCAAATCACTTCTGCTTATTATAGCTCAAATcatgatgaagatgattaAACAACACTTGAAACTACATCTCTTCTTTGGAAACAATGATAACGTTAGTAAGAATTTGACACCTCTCTGTCTgctattttgataatttagacCAGCCTGATAACTAGGATTTTAATCTTACTGCCATATGATGAATGGACTAGAAGACATTGATAGAATTAATTCCTAACTATTACTGGACTAAAGGAATCATACTACTATGTGTATATTTTAGGGAAATATTGCTAGCATAGGCAAGTATGAAAAGTTGCGCAACAGCACAATATTCTACCTTTCGTCAGACCATTGTTATGAATAGGAAAGGGGATTAAGCAAATACACTGCTTATATAATTCAGATATGCCCATTGTAATAGGAATTGTTCAGTATCTCTTTTTCAGCCTAATCAGTAATACTTTTAACTACGAGATTCTTGAGCTTACATTTACGTACGTGTATAATAACGACTGATAAGCCTCACTTTTTGTCCAATCAACaaatatcataaattattatagtATTATGTAAGTACAAATTTGTAGGTTCCAATAAACAACTATGACAGGTGGAAAAGTATATCTCACCATCATATGGGCTAGAATCTAAGATTgtaatttataaataagaaGTAAGAAATGTAGCACTTTACATTATGGTACATTTGTCATCTTGCTTAATAGTTGGATTTTGAATGGCTTCAATCTCATCTATTAAACTCTCAAAAGCTGTATCAATATTCACATCATCTCTGACAGATGTCTCCAAAAATCTGTAACCAAATTCTTTAGCTAATGCCTGGCCTTCCTCTGTCTCTACCTGTCTTTGATAATTCAAGTCGCTCTTATTACCAATCAATACTATTGGTATTTGGTCAGTaccaattgaattcaatatcttaTCCCTAATGACCTTGATCAATTCGAATGACTGTCTCGAGGTGACAGAATAAACCAACAAGTATCCATGAATACCTATTAGATGTTTCTCATTCATAATGGAGAACTCATCCTGTCCAGCTGTGTCCAATATCTCTATGGCATAGTCTTGGTTCTTGTAATTTATAGTCTTGGAAAACTGATTCTCGATTGTAGGATAGTACAGTTCAACAAAATGATCTTCCACATATCTGACTGTCATCGATGACTTTCCCACCGAACGAGATCCTACCACTGCTAGTTTACGTGCTTTGACCATTGTTTCTCACAAATGTTTCTTCGATGTCAATGTAAATATCCCCAGCTTGGTTTCGATACCTGACTTTTCTTTCCACTTATCTTATGGGTGAATTCTAAGATGA
Protein-coding regions in this window:
- a CDS encoding DEHA2A10120p (similar to uniprot|P25378 Saccharomyces cerevisiae YCR027C RHB1), with translation MVKARKLAVVGSRSVGKSSMTVRYVEDHFVESYYPTIENQFSKTINYKNQDYAIEILDTAGQDEFSIMNEKHLIGIHGYLLVYSVTSRQSFELIKVIRDKILNSIGTDQIPIVLIGNKSDLNYQRQVETEEGQALAKEFGYRFLETSVRDDVNIDTAFESLIDEIEAIQNPTIKQDDKCTIM
- a CDS encoding DEHA2A10076p (similar to uniprot|P40492 Saccharomyces cerevisiae YIL097W FYV10), which codes for MSEPTVNFHIQTRLTEFKIPTELIKKNFKAVQKQIEKQKKSIGEDVAKVKKNNKLPTAMKIEMINKLIKSFEIFQKRLRTSINRDEVFRSRIIARLENLSELANYTVKTNVVLESNASPIDSDDNRDESSVTPKSMEDEDRPLDLHNVNLINWYRDQTNLLIIDYLIKSNTRSDQNIGLQLLKSISQTNPKFTKLIDYDLYDNFNKVFVSIIENHDLSLVIAWFNENRSFLKKANSNLEFEINYCKFLSLIEEGDVNEAIKFSQVNLSPYGNKGNYQSQEFMNHESNLNKLKEIGGLLVYMAINEKANAQIDKSIPFSSSLVINSPRFKEYKKLLSNERWDSLSQCFIENFTKLYGISRNYPLFIYLSAGLSSLKTKSCYCNTENTIFKQYEESSESNKNIYKKDLAVLTDKKYRGPNKYYKLLNKINHCPVCSPELYKLSKNLPYAQLITSIFNNPFKLPNGNIYPFDKLLNPSEKYLSEKNTLLRMGKIKDPLTREIFLIDDCVRVYPA
- a CDS encoding DEHA2A10054p (similar to uniprot|P40493 Saccharomyces cerevisiae YIL096C), producing the protein MAKKLKGKLVNSKGLKGALARLTTKEEIIKKTEKSMEIQKDKQALKEKSIKSGKRNKKKAQNQQIQQKGLQPFNIDDKLLLVGEGDFSFAVSIIKENFIKPENLIATSFDSKDEIIQKYPTVEQNLNFLIDEGVQLLHSIDATDLVSSLKLNTTAKNKKKAKARLFSDNRNLDYIMFNFPHTGKGIKDVDRNIIDHQKLVLNYFKSCRAVFNLVNNDMENDFAGYASSAVNENKGKILLTLFEGEPYTSWNIKILGRSEDYKVERSGKFSWQMFPDYHHRRTNSVRDTTKPASERDARIYVFEQFTKKDDKRKKTDDSDSDN
- a CDS encoding DEHA2A10098p (some similarities with uniprot|P40009 Saccharomyces cerevisiae YER005W YND1 Yeast Nucleoside Diphosphatase); translated protein: MDFLEPRKQKKVITPGPIESKEGIPYDYIVVIDAGSKGSRVYVYNWLNPVHILQNDIDLNDIADNRELKLVRRFFINSIGGRDNDEDSDSENEDNEENHNTDKEKEKGKEKDKEKSKEKGKDRDKGKYKDKDNKTGKGGDQDKEKDKPKEPENENTRRLPLVGAKKKWNKKIKPGISSFNSSPQKIGNHHLKHLLQLASIVVPKSQHSRTPIFLHSTGGMRLLPPIEQQQILDNICKYITHNSDFFIPECSTHVNVIDGDVEGLYGWLSINYLIGALDNPQNHQHGKNHTTYGLLDMGGASTQVVFQPNFTEIEEHDKNLFKVKLVELPTPISGEQKKEQTGKNEDSIGSFNTPSDLNFDIYSDSFLGFGMYQAHNRYLSFLTEKYTEEHELNKPAYYGRSHTPVPDPCLPKGYTTTSVINDDSVHFTGESDFNKCLTSIFPVLHNSTHNAGSGKDENCKEFKDSDESSSCLLNDLIPAFDFDVNHFVGVSGYWDAITNLLSYEDKSARNLARSSDKKPGGKDAADTYDYKVIYNATSKLCSQSFSRLIELNNVRPEKNQMAEEELSDLCFKSSWILNFLHLGLGFPRFGIDKHATENSRFKSLELVERLGGSSFSWTLGRAILYANDEYVQAFNNFTADTIGLSEEDRITSKTNIPRSGFYHSASSSVFHFGAEQSGIFPRPQFNPPVKDAKYTIFDYETDYQPEYKESKWDIEPHRWYGSLVFISLIGFILWLLMGRSGRAALIDKTKNKLNSIFNLVKGRTGNSSYFRLNNDAGNEGDLELADFELNESSHNLHGTSAEEADNQFKIDSDED